Proteins encoded within one genomic window of Streptomyces sp. NBC_00523:
- a CDS encoding MerR family transcriptional regulator: protein MRIGELSRRTGTSRRLLRYYEEQRLIVPDRGPNGYREYDERYVDRVNQIRGLLDAGLPTRIIKQILPCLDKPRSIHFPDATPEMLALLTTERDRLSERIDVLVRNRDAMSEYLAEVAQCRAPTT, encoded by the coding sequence ATGAGGATCGGTGAACTGTCACGCCGCACGGGCACGTCCCGCCGTCTGCTGCGCTACTACGAGGAGCAGCGGCTGATCGTCCCGGACCGGGGGCCGAACGGTTACCGCGAGTACGACGAGCGTTACGTGGACCGGGTCAACCAGATCCGCGGCCTGCTGGACGCGGGGCTTCCGACGCGCATCATCAAGCAGATACTCCCGTGCCTGGACAAGCCCCGCTCGATCCACTTCCCGGACGCCACACCGGAGATGCTGGCCCTGCTGACCACCGAACGGGACCGGCTCAGCGAACGGATCGACGTCCTCGTCCGCAACCGCGACGCGATGAGCGAGTACCTGGCGGAGGTCGCCCAGTGCCGCGCGCCGACGACTTAG